In the Candidatus Aegiribacteria sp. genome, one interval contains:
- a CDS encoding T9SS type A sorting domain-containing protein: MKTLWISLLAVLFSGSIFSELSAAWLEHMISDSFSGAISIKLVDIDEDGDTDIIGAAWNSGIAWWENSNDTFVMHTVDSGFSGAIFVESDDIDSDGDIDIVASSNGSDTIKWWENNGEEDFTGHLVSSSFMGIHSVYPACMNGDNDVDLVAVAFDDDLVCWFENDGSENFTERVISDNVDGPWTAYPGDIDGDGDQDVAVASRLADEIRWWENDGNCGFTGHLVDGSFDGAHIVIIGDLDSDDDEDIAATARTGDMIAWYENDGQQNFTRHIIAENYDWPTFISPADLDNDGDLDIACAAYNDDDVSWLENNGSMSFTMQHIRTDYDGAIPIATGDMNLDGRIDIVACAYNLNAVTWWENTDSTSIGEGETAGYFTSFVITPNPSKGSFIIEYSTNENLVVTADIYDVSGRLARSFTEDEYAGVHSIPVSELSVGVYLIRLTDGDLISCRRVTVVR, encoded by the coding sequence ATGAAAACCTTATGGATTTCATTACTTGCTGTACTGTTCAGCGGGTCTATTTTTTCCGAATTATCCGCAGCCTGGCTGGAGCATATGATCTCGGATTCATTTTCGGGGGCGATATCGATAAAACTTGTTGATATTGATGAAGACGGAGATACGGACATAATCGGAGCCGCCTGGAACTCCGGTATCGCATGGTGGGAGAACAGCAATGACACGTTCGTGATGCATACCGTTGATAGCGGATTTTCCGGTGCCATATTCGTGGAATCTGATGATATAGACAGTGATGGTGATATTGATATCGTTGCATCATCCAACGGGTCCGATACCATAAAATGGTGGGAGAACAACGGAGAAGAGGATTTCACCGGACATCTGGTTTCAAGCAGTTTTATGGGTATCCACTCTGTATATCCGGCTTGCATGAACGGGGACAATGACGTTGATCTCGTTGCTGTAGCTTTTGATGATGATCTGGTATGCTGGTTTGAGAACGATGGGTCGGAGAATTTTACCGAAAGAGTGATCTCGGATAATGTAGACGGTCCCTGGACAGCCTATCCCGGTGATATCGATGGTGACGGTGATCAGGATGTTGCGGTAGCTTCGAGACTTGCTGATGAGATAAGATGGTGGGAGAATGATGGAAACTGCGGTTTCACGGGGCACCTTGTAGATGGAAGCTTCGATGGCGCGCACATTGTTATCATCGGGGATCTGGACAGTGACGATGATGAAGATATCGCAGCAACGGCAAGGACCGGGGATATGATAGCCTGGTACGAGAATGATGGACAGCAGAACTTCACCAGACACATAATCGCGGAGAATTATGACTGGCCAACATTTATCAGCCCTGCTGATCTGGATAATGACGGAGATCTGGATATCGCCTGCGCTGCATACAATGATGATGACGTCTCATGGCTCGAGAATAACGGAAGCATGTCTTTCACAATGCAGCACATCAGAACTGATTACGATGGAGCGATACCAATTGCCACTGGTGATATGAACCTGGATGGCAGGATAGACATAGTAGCCTGCGCATACAATCTCAACGCTGTAACATGGTGGGAGAATACCGATTCCACATCAATAGGTGAAGGAGAAACAGCAGGATACTTCACATCATTCGTAATTACTCCCAATCCTTCAAAGGGATCCTTTATCATAGAGTATTCGACAAATGAGAACTTAGTTGTTACTGCGGATATCTACGATGTATCGGGCAGACTTGCACGGAGTTTTACGGAGGACGAGTACGCGGGTGTTCACAGCATTCCCGTTTCAGAGCTGTCTGTTGGCGTATACTTGATTCGACTTACTGATGGTGATCTCATATCGTGCAGGAGAGTTACTGTCGTAAGGTAG
- a CDS encoding T9SS type A sorting domain-containing protein codes for ATFEICTSRAGTSDISVFDISGRRVASISSSEVSSGTHVYNWMVPSGIGNGIYFVRASVDGRTVSSRMTIIR; via the coding sequence TTGCGACATTTGAGATTTGTACTTCCAGAGCGGGTACTTCTGATATCAGCGTGTTTGATATCTCAGGACGAAGAGTCGCCAGCATCAGCTCAAGTGAAGTATCCAGTGGAACACATGTATACAACTGGATGGTTCCATCCGGAATAGGCAACGGCATATACTTTGTTCGTGCCAGTGTTGATGGCAGGACAGTGTCATCAAGAATGACAATTATCAGGTAG
- a CDS encoding T9SS type A sorting domain-containing protein → MYNILYIFLTALTATTYIVPSDYTTIQEAIDASVDGDSILVLPGDYLGFNYLGKNVHVESTDGPDSTRIMTWIDFLTSEGRGAVLKGFEVSAPVGYEQYALVVEGASPSIIGNVFLDHLWLYSGVMYEDAKNGGVIKITNSSALLEGNTFLKNRIGWDSYYGGGDYSICRGLCVYVDNSGSLACVEMRNNTFYNNTAVTYGVYFYGLCVYVKGKVVIENNLFYNNGFTSNSFFTCKGNALCVETYSDVDVTNCTFNHNYIFPDALHMRSIAILDSTSCNISCSIVWDDIIFDPYDQISVEYSNVENGWPGTGNIDEDPLFFSGGLSPYHLTPSSNCIDGGNPDPVYNDPEDPGNPGFALWPALGDLRNDMGVYGGPGAIYWSETGTGIGEYSLPDQHGLPIMLGIYPNPTSHPPIVTLTLAENNDVELSIFDLTGRLILSPIQGEFSQGVYQVQLAELTPGIYFCRIVSGDYSTSQRFVVIQ, encoded by the coding sequence ATGTATAATATATTGTATATTTTCCTAACAGCACTTACTGCAACTACCTACATTGTGCCCTCGGATTATACTACGATTCAGGAAGCCATTGATGCATCTGTCGATGGTGATTCAATACTTGTTCTTCCTGGTGATTACCTGGGTTTCAATTACCTGGGAAAAAATGTCCATGTGGAGAGCACAGACGGTCCGGATTCTACGAGAATAATGACATGGATTGATTTCTTAACCAGCGAGGGTAGAGGAGCTGTACTCAAAGGCTTCGAAGTCTCAGCTCCAGTGGGTTACGAGCAATACGCGCTAGTGGTTGAAGGTGCTAGTCCTTCAATAATTGGGAATGTATTCCTTGATCATCTATGGTTATACAGCGGTGTAATGTACGAAGATGCAAAAAACGGTGGAGTTATCAAAATTACTAACTCAAGCGCATTATTGGAAGGGAACACTTTCTTGAAAAACCGCATTGGGTGGGATTCCTACTATGGTGGTGGGGATTACAGCATTTGCCGGGGTTTATGTGTATATGTCGATAACTCTGGATCACTCGCGTGCGTCGAAATGCGCAACAACACCTTCTACAATAACACTGCGGTAACCTATGGTGTCTATTTCTATGGATTATGCGTTTATGTTAAAGGCAAAGTAGTGATTGAAAACAATCTCTTTTACAACAACGGTTTCACTTCAAATAGCTTTTTCACTTGCAAGGGCAACGCGCTATGCGTAGAAACATACTCTGATGTTGATGTTACCAACTGTACATTCAACCACAATTACATATTCCCCGATGCCTTGCATATGCGTTCCATTGCGATCCTCGACTCAACTTCATGCAATATATCCTGCAGTATCGTTTGGGATGACATCATATTTGATCCATACGATCAGATCTCAGTGGAATACAGTAATGTCGAAAATGGATGGCCCGGAACTGGCAATATTGATGAAGATCCCTTGTTTTTCTCCGGTGGATTGAGCCCTTACCACCTGACTCCGTCGTCCAATTGCATCGATGGAGGTAATCCAGATCCGGTTTATAATGATCCAGAAGATCCTGGAAATCCTGGTTTTGCGCTTTGGCCAGCTCTTGGTGACCTTAGAAATGACATGGGAGTCTATGGTGGTCCTGGAGCTATATACTGGAGTGAGACTGGCACGGGCATTGGTGAATACTCTCTTCCAGATCAACATGGACTACCTATCATGTTAGGAATTTATCCCAATCCGACTTCACATCCACCTATCGTCACATTGACCTTAGCTGAGAATAATGATGTTGAACTATCAATCTTCGATCTCACCGGACGTCTGATATTATCCCCGATTCAAGGAGAGTTTTCTCAGGGTGTATACCAAGTGCAGCTAGCTGAATTAACTCCAGGCATTTATTTCTGCAGGATAGTATCTGGAGATTATTCCACATCTCAGAGATTCGTTGTTATTCAGTAA